Proteins from a genomic interval of Perognathus longimembris pacificus isolate PPM17 chromosome 14, ASM2315922v1, whole genome shotgun sequence:
- the LOC125362892 gene encoding interferon alpha-inducible protein 27, mitochondrial-like — MEVAGVLASSVASKIMAAATAAKVGGVASGTFLAGLSSQGLSLLSPAALGPAASALGPLMAALDVSALPAAATVAIPFGIKTAAVVAGGAAAVASVPLVLGAVGFTSSGIAASSLAAKMMSTAAIANGGGVAAGGLVATLQSVGAAGLSVSSKILASSVGSALVAVAL; from the exons ATGGAAGTCGCAGGCGTGTTAGCCTCTTCGGTAGCATCTAAGATCATGGCAGCAGCCACCGCGGCCAAGGTTGGTGGGGTGGCTTCCGGCACCTTCCTGGCTGGTCTTTCCTCACAGG GACTCTCCCTCTTATCCCCAGCGGCCTTGGGTCCTGCAGCCTCCGCCCTTGGGCCGTTGATGGCCGCCCTGGATGTCAGCGCCCTGCCTGCAGCAGCTACAGTTGCCATTCCCTTTGGAA tCAAGACTGCTGCAGTGGTGGCAGGAGGAg CTGCAGCTGTGGCATCTGTGCCCCTGGTACTGGGAGCCGTGGGCTTCACTTCATCAGGAATCGCAGCCTCTTCTCTCGCGGCCAAAATGATGTCCACAGCTGCCATCGCCAACGGGGGAGGCGTCGCAGCGGGCGGCCTGGTAGCGACCCTGCAGTCCGTGG GAGCGGCCGGACTCTCTGTGTCATCCAAAATCCTGGCAAGCAGTGTGGGGTCTGCCCTGGTGGCCGTAGCCCtctaa